Sequence from the Prunus persica cultivar Lovell chromosome G5, Prunus_persica_NCBIv2, whole genome shotgun sequence genome:
tcagaAATGTGCAGTACTCAGTCGTCTGCTGGGGACTGAGCAGGAAGCGTCATGGATAGTATCTTTGGAGATGATAGGCGTTCCATTGTCGCGGAATCTCCTTCCCTTCCATGGTGTCAAGCGTATAGCTTCCTCTGCCCCCGGACCGGCtaattatgtaagggccttCCCAATTGGGTTTCATCTTATTGGACCCTTGTCTTTGTGCAGTGATGAAGGCCTTTCTTAGCACAAGGTCGCCTGGTTGAAACTGTCTGATCTTGGCTCTTTTATCGTAGTAAGACTTCAACCGCTGTTGATAGGAGGCGACCCGGACAATGGCCTTCTCGCGCTCGCCTTCAAGTAAGTCAAGGTTGAGTCTCATCTGCTCGGAGTTCTGCTCAATACTGCCCACTTCGATGCCTATTGAGGGGACAGTGATGTGAGGAGGAATGATCGCTTCAGTTCCATAGGCGAGGGAAAACGGGGTTTCGCCAGTTGATCTTCGCTTGGTGgtgcgataagcccatagtACGCCAGGGAGCTCATCTACCCATTTTCCTTCGGCGCCTTCTAATCTCTTCTTTAGACGgtccaatattattttattggatgccTCGGCCTGGCCGTTGCCTTGAGGATATCTTGGAGTAGATAAATGCTGCTTGATGCCGTACTTTTTGTAGAAGGCAGTGATCTGCTTGCCGATGAATTGCGAGCCATTGTCGGTGACTAGTGATTGTGGGCAGCCAAACCGGCAGATAATATTTCTCCAGATAAATCGTtccacatcatcttctttagtagaggatagagcttcggcctcgatccatttagtaaagtaatcagtggcgacgatcatcatttctttcttggcaggTGCCGTTGGCATGGGGCCTACTAAGTCGATGGCCCATTGCATGAAAGGCCACGGACTGTTCTGCGGATGGTAGACTTCGGCAGGCAGATTAGGAACTGGTTTGTACCGTTGGCAGCGATCACATCTTTTGACATATTCAGTAGAGTCATGGCGCATAGTAGGCCAGAAATAGCCTACGTTTAGGGCCTTCTGGGCGAGTGACCTGCCCCCAGAGTGGTTGCCACACTCGCCGTCATGAATTTTGCAAAGgacctcaagtgtttgagggtaCTTTATGCAAGTGAGATGAGGGCCGGAGTATGATCTGCGAATGAGCTTGTCGCCCTGCATGTAATATCTCGCGGCTTTCTGTTGGACCTTCCTAGCTTCGGACTTATCCATTGGCAGATTTCCATTCACCAAGTAGTCGATGATGGTGTCTTGCCAGCTGGGGTCTTC
This genomic interval carries:
- the LOC109949340 gene encoding uncharacterized protein LOC109949340, which encodes MPGIDPQIICHRLHVNPAIKPVAQKRRNFAPERVAIIETEIDKLLAAGFIEEVSYAEWLANIVLVAKKDKGLWRVCVDYTDLNKACPKDNFPLPRIDQLVDSTSGNQLLSFMYAYSGYNQIMMHEDDKAKTSFIIERDGASNHKGSGAGVVIITPDGTLLEQAITLGFSASNNKAEYEALLAGLRLAKELTIKRLAIYSDSQLITNQASGEYMAKHPRMIQYLDKVQGLLKEFPTFTIQQIPRAENTHADALASLGSALDSQFRRSIPVEHLDRPSIDEIKPIDSMQIDEDPSWQDTIIDYLVNGNLPMDKSEARKVQQKAARYYMQGDKLIRRSYSGPHLTCIKYPQTLEVLCKIHDGECGNHSGGRSLAQKALNVGYFWPTMRHDSTEYVKRCDRCQRYKPVPNLPAEVYHPQNITDNGSQFIGKQITAFYKKYGIKQHLSTPRYPQGNGQAEASNKIILDRLKKRLEGAEGKWVDELPGVLWAYRTTKRRSTGETPFSLAYGTEAIIPPHITVPSIGIEVGSIEQNSEQMRLNLDLLEGEREKAIVRVASYQQRLKSYYDKRAKIRQFQPGDLVLRKAFITAQRQGSNKMKPNWEGPYIISRSGGRGSYTLDTMEGKEIPRQWNAYHLQRYYP